One Gammaproteobacteria bacterium DNA segment encodes these proteins:
- a CDS encoding pili assembly chaperone — MLALSTLSSLEAAARDLRVGRYSTIQPVPTRVQQDPLAAPVVSVLPASVTQIGAAVETLLESSGYRLSSSMAADADRAELLDLPLPEAHRALGPLPLRTALRIVAGPAFMLVEDPVHRLISFERCDQASGKR; from the coding sequence ATGTTGGCGCTCAGCACCCTATCGTCGCTGGAGGCCGCGGCCAGGGACCTTCGGGTTGGGCGTTACTCAACCATCCAACCTGTACCGACCCGGGTGCAGCAGGATCCCCTCGCAGCCCCGGTGGTCTCGGTACTGCCGGCGTCCGTGACCCAGATCGGAGCAGCGGTCGAGACGCTGCTCGAGTCATCCGGTTACCGTCTGTCGTCATCTATGGCCGCCGACGCGGACCGAGCCGAGCTCCTGGATCTGCCGTTACCGGAAGCCCACCGCGCACTCGGTCCGCTGCCGCTGCGCACGGCCTTGAGGATCGTCGCCGGGCCCGCCTTCATGCTGGTCGAAGATCCCGTGCATCGGCTGATCTCGTTCGAGCGGTGTGACCAAGCGTCGGGTAAGCGTTGA